A window from Flavobacterium sp. 83 encodes these proteins:
- a CDS encoding cystathionine gamma-synthase → MKFNTKVIHGGQHHDPSTGAVMPPVYQTSTFVQTSPGHPINPDYEYSRAANPTRSALENAFASIENGTRGLAFSSGLAATDCILRSFKAGDEIIAMDDLYGGTYRMFTRIYKDSGIKFHFVDMNDMEKFKSLINENTKLVWVETPTNPLMKLADIQEIAKITKENKIIFAVDNTFATPYLQKPLDLGADIVMHSATKYLGGHSDVIAGALIVKDEALGEQLHFQQFATGATLGPMDSFLVLRGIKTLHLRVQRHCENGGKVVEFLNSHPKVKTVYYPGLPSHPYHEIAKKQMSGFGGMVSFTFVSGKKEDAIKFLENLKVFTLAESLGGVESLANHPALMTHASIPEDKRKEVGITDDLVRLSVGIEDAEDLIEDLKQALA, encoded by the coding sequence ATGAAATTCAATACTAAAGTTATTCACGGTGGTCAACACCATGATCCAAGTACAGGAGCAGTGATGCCTCCAGTTTACCAAACGTCAACATTTGTGCAGACAAGTCCCGGACACCCGATAAATCCGGATTATGAATACAGCAGAGCCGCAAATCCTACCAGAAGTGCGCTTGAAAATGCCTTTGCAAGTATTGAAAATGGAACCCGAGGATTGGCTTTTTCATCAGGATTAGCAGCCACGGATTGTATTTTGCGTTCTTTCAAAGCAGGTGACGAAATCATTGCGATGGACGATTTATATGGAGGAACGTATCGAATGTTTACCCGTATTTATAAAGATTCAGGGATTAAATTCCATTTTGTGGATATGAATGACATGGAGAAATTCAAGTCATTGATCAATGAAAATACAAAATTGGTTTGGGTAGAAACACCAACCAATCCTTTGATGAAATTAGCCGATATTCAAGAAATTGCTAAAATAACCAAAGAGAATAAAATTATTTTTGCAGTTGACAATACTTTTGCAACACCTTATTTACAAAAACCTTTAGATTTAGGTGCTGATATCGTGATGCATTCTGCTACTAAATATCTTGGTGGACATTCTGATGTTATTGCTGGAGCTTTGATTGTAAAAGATGAAGCCCTTGGTGAACAATTGCATTTTCAACAATTTGCAACTGGCGCAACACTAGGACCAATGGATAGTTTTTTGGTATTAAGAGGAATTAAAACCTTGCATTTACGAGTACAAAGACATTGTGAAAATGGAGGGAAAGTGGTGGAGTTTTTGAACAGTCATCCAAAAGTGAAAACAGTATATTATCCAGGGTTACCAAGCCATCCCTATCATGAAATTGCCAAAAAACAAATGAGTGGTTTTGGCGGAATGGTTTCTTTTACTTTTGTTTCAGGTAAAAAAGAGGATGCTATTAAATTTTTAGAGAATCTAAAAGTATTCACTTTGGCAGAATCTCTTGGAGGAGTAGAATCATTAGCGAATCATCCCGCATTAATGACACACGCATCGATTCCTGAAGACAAACGAAAAGAGGTTGGTATTACTGATGATCTGGTACGATTGAGCGTAGGTATAGAAGATGCCGAAGATTTAATTGAAGATTTGAAACAAGCATTAGCTTAA
- a CDS encoding T9SS type A sorting domain-containing protein has product MKKSVLCFLLLLFIQMGFAQSNLLWQGYFSYNEIKDISESATSVFAASENALFSKNIATSQIKTTNTIDGLSGETISALYYSATFNKTIVGYENGLIIVINEADGTMLNVVDIINKQLPSNIKKINHFMEFEGIAYVSCDFGIVQFNLATMQFGDTYFIGSNGTEIIVNQTILFNGFIYAATNNGIKRADISNKNLVDFSQWETIATGNWFGIATLDANLFAVNAAGYIHKYNANTNIFTGYLTLSSPALDVRTTAGYLIITTVNSIYIYNSQMALVRQINTNQITESTPSFNCATLIGDTIFIGTQENGLIATSLSLASVFENTTPIGPLRNNIFALQATSNSLWTVYGDYTVDYNPYELDNYGVSKFSATGWLNIPYEKVLGAKSMTRITVNPNNENEVYASSFFSGLLKIENDEPKILYNQTNSSLESLTFAGPNYIDIRINGAAFDKSGNFWVTNSRIKNGLKVLKSSGQWQSYAMDAILNSPIDNNFGTIAIDKNGTKWLSTNRDGVVGFNESNNKFKKITTGPDTGNLPIADVRVVAVDTRNQLWIGTTKGLRILSNVGSFQTEDQMTTNPIIILEDNLAQELLYEQFITDIVVDGANNKWIATADSGVFLVSYNGQETKYHFTTSNSPLPSNVINDIDINSVTGEVFIATAKGLVSFKGVSTAANEDLSNAYVYPNPVRPEYQGTVKIAGLLDKANIKITDIEGNLVYETTSEGGTIEWDTTAFGKYKVASGVYMIFISAQDGVETKVKKVMIIR; this is encoded by the coding sequence ATGAAAAAGAGTGTTTTATGTTTTTTGCTTTTACTTTTTATCCAAATGGGTTTTGCCCAAAGTAATCTGTTGTGGCAAGGATATTTCTCTTACAATGAAATTAAAGACATTTCAGAATCTGCAACTTCAGTTTTTGCCGCTTCAGAAAACGCCTTATTTTCTAAAAATATAGCAACAAGCCAGATTAAAACTACCAATACTATTGACGGGCTTTCCGGAGAAACCATTTCAGCATTATACTATAGCGCTACATTCAATAAAACAATTGTAGGATACGAAAACGGATTGATAATAGTCATCAATGAAGCTGATGGGACGATGCTCAATGTGGTCGATATTATCAATAAACAACTTCCTTCAAACATTAAAAAAATCAATCACTTCATGGAATTTGAAGGTATTGCTTATGTTTCCTGTGATTTTGGAATTGTTCAATTCAATTTGGCTACCATGCAATTTGGGGACACTTATTTTATCGGTTCAAATGGCACCGAAATAATAGTGAACCAAACAATATTATTCAATGGATTTATTTATGCAGCTACAAATAATGGTATAAAAAGAGCTGATATTAGTAATAAGAACTTAGTCGATTTTAGTCAGTGGGAAACAATTGCCACCGGAAACTGGTTTGGTATTGCAACGCTAGATGCCAATTTATTTGCCGTTAACGCTGCAGGATACATTCATAAATACAATGCGAATACAAATATATTTACAGGATATTTAACGCTTTCATCACCAGCTTTGGATGTGAGAACAACCGCGGGTTATTTGATAATTACAACAGTAAACAGCATTTATATATACAACAGTCAAATGGCTTTGGTACGCCAAATTAACACAAACCAAATTACTGAAAGCACTCCTAGCTTTAATTGTGCGACACTAATAGGCGATACCATTTTTATAGGGACACAAGAAAATGGATTGATTGCTACTTCCCTTTCTTTAGCCTCGGTTTTTGAAAATACAACTCCAATTGGGCCTTTACGAAATAATATATTTGCGCTTCAAGCTACATCAAATTCGCTTTGGACCGTTTATGGGGATTATACCGTAGATTATAATCCATATGAGTTAGATAATTACGGTGTGAGTAAATTTAGCGCGACAGGATGGTTGAATATTCCGTATGAGAAAGTTTTAGGAGCTAAATCCATGACCAGAATAACGGTTAATCCCAATAATGAAAATGAAGTGTATGCAAGTTCTTTTTTTTCAGGATTGCTTAAAATTGAAAATGATGAGCCAAAAATTTTATACAATCAAACCAATAGCAGTCTGGAGTCATTAACCTTTGCGGGGCCAAATTATATTGATATTCGAATAAACGGAGCTGCATTTGATAAATCGGGAAATTTTTGGGTGACCAACAGCAGAATAAAAAATGGATTGAAAGTGTTGAAATCTTCCGGTCAATGGCAAAGTTACGCTATGGACGCTATTCTGAATTCTCCAATTGATAATAATTTTGGAACAATTGCAATTGATAAAAACGGAACCAAATGGCTTTCCACAAATAGAGATGGTGTTGTTGGTTTTAACGAAAGTAATAATAAATTTAAAAAAATAACCACAGGGCCTGATACAGGAAATTTGCCTATTGCTGATGTAAGAGTAGTTGCAGTAGATACAAGAAACCAACTTTGGATAGGAACTACAAAAGGGTTGCGAATTTTGTCTAATGTTGGAAGTTTTCAAACGGAAGACCAAATGACTACCAATCCCATAATTATTTTAGAAGATAACTTGGCGCAAGAATTATTATACGAACAATTTATTACTGATATTGTTGTCGATGGAGCTAATAATAAATGGATTGCTACAGCAGATTCCGGTGTTTTTTTAGTGTCGTACAACGGCCAGGAAACCAAATATCATTTTACGACCAGCAATTCCCCTTTGCCCAGTAATGTTATAAACGATATTGATATCAATAGTGTAACGGGTGAAGTTTTTATCGCCACTGCCAAAGGTTTAGTTTCCTTCAAAGGAGTTTCGACTGCAGCCAATGAAGATTTAAGCAATGCGTATGTGTACCCAAATCCAGTCCGGCCTGAATATCAAGGAACCGTAAAAATTGCTGGATTACTCGATAAAGCCAATATTAAAATTACCGATATTGAAGGAAATCTAGTTTATGAAACCACTTCCGAAGGCGGAACAATAGAATGGGATACCACCGCTTTTGGGAAATACAAAGTGGCTTCGGGTGTGTATATGATTTTTATTTCGGCACAAGACGGAGTAGAAACCAAAGTCAAAAAAGTAATGATAATCAGGTAA
- the gdhA gene encoding NADP-specific glutamate dehydrogenase: MENKINQFMALVESKNPNEPEFIQAVREFAETVIPFIAEQKKYDGKNLLLRIAEPERSIIFRVPWVDDKGEIQVNRGFRIQMNSAIGPYKGGIRFHHTVNLSVLKFLAFEQVFKNSLTTLPMGGGKGGSDFDPQGKSDGEVMRFCQSFMTELCRHIGPQLDVPAGDIGVGAREIGYLFGQYKRIRNEFTGVLTGKGLAYGGSLIRPEATGYGVVYFAEQMLNTIGQNIKGKRVSISGFGNVAWGVALKVNDLGGKVVTISGPDGYIYDEEGISGEKIDFMLELRARGDNRAEAYLEKYPNAKFHKGKSVWEVKVDIAIPCATQNELNEEDAKNLIANGVICVTEAANMPCTLEAIKLFLKAKVLFAPGKAANAGGVAASGLEMTQNSIRLNWTSEEVDSRLKEIMVGIHNQCKKYGTDSEGYVNYVKGANIAGFVKVADAMLAQGVV; this comes from the coding sequence ATGGAAAATAAAATAAATCAATTTATGGCTCTTGTTGAGTCAAAAAATCCAAATGAGCCTGAATTTATTCAAGCTGTTAGGGAATTTGCTGAAACTGTTATCCCATTTATTGCGGAGCAAAAAAAATATGATGGGAAAAATTTGCTGCTCAGAATAGCTGAACCAGAGCGTTCTATTATATTTCGCGTTCCTTGGGTAGATGACAAAGGAGAAATTCAGGTAAACAGAGGTTTCCGAATCCAAATGAACTCAGCGATTGGACCTTATAAAGGAGGGATACGTTTCCATCATACTGTAAATTTATCGGTACTTAAATTTTTAGCATTCGAGCAAGTATTCAAAAATAGTTTGACCACTTTGCCAATGGGTGGGGGAAAAGGAGGGTCTGATTTTGATCCACAAGGAAAATCTGATGGAGAAGTAATGCGTTTTTGCCAGTCTTTCATGACTGAATTGTGCAGACACATTGGGCCACAATTAGACGTTCCTGCTGGGGATATCGGAGTTGGAGCCAGAGAAATTGGATATTTATTTGGTCAATACAAGAGAATAAGAAACGAATTTACTGGAGTTTTAACGGGGAAAGGATTGGCTTATGGAGGTTCTTTAATCAGACCGGAAGCAACAGGTTATGGAGTCGTTTATTTTGCAGAACAAATGCTGAATACTATTGGTCAAAACATCAAAGGAAAAAGAGTATCTATTTCTGGATTTGGAAACGTTGCTTGGGGTGTGGCCTTGAAGGTAAACGATCTTGGAGGAAAAGTAGTTACTATTTCTGGTCCCGATGGATATATTTATGACGAGGAAGGAATCTCCGGTGAGAAAATTGACTTCATGCTTGAATTGAGAGCAAGAGGAGATAACAGAGCTGAAGCTTATTTAGAAAAATATCCAAATGCTAAATTCCACAAAGGGAAAAGCGTATGGGAAGTAAAAGTTGATATTGCAATACCTTGTGCAACTCAAAATGAGTTGAATGAGGAAGATGCGAAAAATTTAATTGCAAATGGTGTTATATGTGTTACCGAAGCGGCAAATATGCCTTGTACATTGGAAGCCATCAAACTTTTCTTGAAAGCTAAGGTGCTTTTTGCCCCAGGTAAAGCAGCAAATGCTGGAGGTGTAGCAGCTTCAGGATTAGAGATGACACAAAACTCGATTCGTCTAAATTGGACCAGTGAGGAAGTGGATTCCAGATTGAAAGAAATCATGGTGGGAATACACAATCAATGCAAGAAATATGGTACAGACTCAGAAGGCTATGTGAACTATGTAAAAGGAGCAAACATTGCTGGATTTGTTAAAGTAGCCGATGCTATGTTAGCTCAAGGAGTGGTATAG
- the recO gene encoding DNA repair protein RecO, with protein sequence MLVKTKAIVLSSLKFQEKSLIVKCFTLSHGLKSYFVRDAFSSRKSNQKIAYFQPLTILEIEAVHKNKGTLENFKEIKIDSPFHSIHSDIYKSTIVMFISEMLHHSIHEEEKNEHLFTFLETALHWLDNHDEIANFHLILLLETTKYLGFYPDISDMDMPFFEMNEGVFTPFHAISSLTEHESNLFKKLIDLKFDNDQKIFHVIERQIVLRILIDYYSFHLDGFKKPKSLDVLKEVFS encoded by the coding sequence GTGCTAGTTAAAACCAAAGCCATCGTCCTTTCGTCTTTAAAATTTCAAGAAAAAAGCTTGATTGTAAAATGCTTTACGCTGTCGCATGGTTTGAAATCCTATTTTGTTCGCGATGCTTTTTCGAGTCGAAAGTCCAATCAGAAAATTGCTTATTTTCAACCATTGACCATTCTCGAAATTGAAGCGGTTCATAAGAACAAGGGTACTTTAGAAAATTTTAAGGAAATAAAAATCGATTCTCCTTTTCATTCTATTCATTCGGATATTTATAAAAGTACGATCGTGATGTTCATTTCGGAAATGCTGCACCATTCCATTCACGAAGAAGAAAAAAACGAGCATTTATTTACTTTTTTAGAAACAGCCTTGCATTGGTTAGACAATCACGATGAAATCGCTAATTTCCACCTGATTTTATTATTGGAAACTACAAAATATTTGGGCTTTTACCCCGATATTTCTGATATGGATATGCCTTTTTTCGAAATGAACGAAGGAGTTTTTACGCCCTTTCATGCCATCAGTTCACTCACGGAACATGAAAGTAATTTATTCAAAAAACTGATTGATTTAAAATTCGATAATGACCAAAAAATATTCCATGTCATTGAAAGACAAATCGTTTTAAGAATTCTCATTGATTACTATAGTTTTCATTTGGATGGTTTTAAAAAACCAAAATCATTAGACGTTTTAAAAGAAGTTTTCTCTTAG
- a CDS encoding DUF3298 and DUF4163 domain-containing protein, with product MKHFILFSLLLFSVARCSNELVFEEQSFQKKTTLPCKENCPQITVKIPFAKDVPVVADSINKKVFSTLKEIIYFGEKPYTSTNYNGLLTSFIDSYEKLQKEFPKDTFGWEGKIEGTIKYQSESVLNIEIKHYTFTGGAHGYEGLRSLIFNPETGKYIPNNQLFINKNTFMAFAEKKFRAKYKIPENKSINATGLMFEDEKFYLPQNIFYTDKGLLLYYNSYEAASYAEGPKELLLPYTEVNEYLAVK from the coding sequence ATGAAACACTTCATCCTTTTTTCCTTGTTACTTTTTTCTGTGGCGCGTTGTTCTAACGAATTGGTTTTTGAAGAGCAATCTTTTCAGAAAAAAACGACTTTGCCCTGCAAGGAAAATTGCCCTCAGATAACTGTAAAAATTCCATTTGCAAAGGATGTTCCCGTTGTTGCAGACAGCATCAATAAAAAAGTATTTTCAACACTGAAAGAAATTATTTATTTTGGTGAAAAACCATATACTTCTACTAATTATAATGGATTGTTAACTTCGTTTATTGATTCCTACGAAAAACTTCAGAAAGAATTCCCTAAAGATACTTTTGGTTGGGAAGGTAAAATTGAAGGAACTATAAAATACCAATCAGAAAGTGTTTTAAACATTGAAATCAAGCATTACACTTTTACAGGTGGTGCTCATGGCTATGAAGGATTGCGTTCGCTAATTTTTAATCCGGAGACGGGAAAATACATTCCAAACAATCAATTATTTATAAACAAGAATACTTTTATGGCTTTCGCCGAAAAAAAATTCAGAGCCAAATATAAAATCCCTGAAAACAAATCAATAAACGCAACGGGATTAATGTTTGAGGACGAGAAATTTTATCTTCCACAAAATATTTTTTATACGGATAAAGGATTGCTTCTCTATTACAATTCCTACGAAGCCGCATCTTATGCTGAAGGACCTAAAGAATTGTTATTGCCTTATACTGAAGTGAATGAATATTTGGCGGTTAAATAA
- the ileS gene encoding isoleucine--tRNA ligase: MSTKFTEYKGLDLPTVASEVLDFWKKENIFEKSVTTREGNLPFVFFEGPPSANGLPGIHHVMARAIKDIFCRYKTQKGFQVKRKAGWDTHGLPVELGTEKELGITKEDIGKTISIEEYNEACKKTVMRYTDVWNDLTEKMGYWVDMEDPYVTYKSKYMETVWWILKQIYNKDLMYKGYTIQPYSPKAGTGLSSHEVNQPGSYRDVTDTTVVAQFKVIEEDKELLFSKFYDYITSKNLQHYKLEALDLDEIYFLAWTTTPWTLPSNTALTVGPRIEYALVKTFNQYTFRPATLILAKNLVGKQFGKGFFESSEPADFENFKEGDKKIPYQILAECKGADLVGIKYEQLLQFALPYQNPENAFRVISGDFVTTEDGTGIVHTAPTFGADDAKVAKEATPEVPPMLVLDENGTPVPLVDLQGKFTSHVGEYAGKYVKNEYYNDGEAPERSIDVELAIRLKEENKAFKVEKYVHSYPHCWRTDKPILYYPLDSWFIKITEVRDRMFDLNETINWKPKATGEGRFGNWLKNANDWNLSRSRYWGIPLPIWRTEEGSEEILIGSVEELYNEIEKSIAAGFQKENPFKGFEIGNMAETNYDLVDLHKNVVDEITLVSASGKPMKREADLIDVWFDSGSMPYAQWHYPFENKDKIDENKDFPADFIAEGVDQTRGWFYTLHAIGTLVFDKVAYKNVVSNGLVLDKNGQKMSKRLGNAADPFETLKEYGPDATRWYMISNANPWDNLKFDLEGIAEVRRKFFGTLYNTYSFFSLYANIDGFTFAEAEIPLKERPEIDQWIISELNTLIKDVDSYYADYEPTKAARAISEFVQENLSNWYVRLCRRRFWKGEYAQDKIAAYQTLYTCLLTISKLGAPIAPFFMDKLYRDLTVATQTEKYDSVHLAEFPISVDNYVNKMLESKMQKAQTISSLVLSLRKKEMIKVRQPLQKVMIPVLDDNQRAEIEAISDLIKAEVNVKEIVLLDDASGVLVKQIKPNFKALGPRFGKDMGLISKEIQGFSKEQISQLDKEGSLDVVIAGNNVTLTLEDVEITSQDIEGWLVANSNGITVALDITISEALKQEGISRELVNRIQNIRKDSGFEVTDKIKVQLKRNGLLEEAILKNEAYIKSETLTSDLVFVDEIENGTEIEFDEIKTMILISK; encoded by the coding sequence ATGAGCACAAAATTTACTGAATACAAAGGACTTGACTTACCAACTGTAGCGTCTGAAGTACTTGATTTTTGGAAGAAAGAAAATATATTTGAGAAAAGTGTAACTACTCGTGAAGGAAACCTACCATTTGTGTTTTTTGAAGGTCCGCCTTCGGCAAATGGATTGCCTGGAATTCACCACGTAATGGCGCGTGCAATTAAAGATATTTTTTGCAGATATAAAACTCAAAAAGGGTTCCAAGTGAAGCGCAAAGCGGGCTGGGATACGCATGGTTTGCCAGTGGAATTGGGTACTGAAAAAGAATTAGGGATTACCAAAGAAGATATTGGAAAGACCATTTCCATCGAAGAGTACAACGAAGCATGTAAAAAAACCGTGATGCGTTATACTGACGTATGGAATGATTTGACCGAAAAAATGGGCTATTGGGTTGATATGGAAGATCCGTATGTGACCTATAAATCCAAATATATGGAAACGGTTTGGTGGATTTTGAAACAAATCTACAACAAGGATTTGATGTACAAAGGCTACACAATCCAACCGTATTCTCCAAAAGCAGGAACAGGATTATCTTCTCATGAAGTGAACCAGCCGGGAAGTTACCGTGATGTAACAGACACGACTGTTGTAGCGCAATTTAAAGTGATTGAGGAAGATAAAGAATTATTATTTTCTAAGTTTTACGATTATATCACTTCAAAAAACTTACAGCATTACAAATTAGAAGCTTTAGATTTAGACGAAATCTATTTCTTGGCTTGGACTACCACACCTTGGACTTTGCCAAGTAATACGGCTTTGACTGTGGGTCCTAGAATTGAATATGCTTTAGTAAAAACATTCAATCAATATACGTTTCGTCCGGCAACATTGATTTTGGCTAAGAATTTAGTTGGAAAACAATTTGGAAAAGGTTTCTTCGAAAGTAGCGAACCAGCTGATTTTGAAAATTTCAAAGAAGGCGACAAAAAAATTCCTTACCAAATTCTTGCGGAATGCAAAGGAGCTGATTTAGTTGGAATAAAATACGAACAATTGTTGCAATTTGCATTGCCATATCAAAATCCAGAAAATGCTTTTAGAGTAATTTCAGGTGATTTTGTAACTACCGAAGATGGAACGGGAATTGTACATACGGCGCCGACATTTGGTGCTGATGATGCAAAAGTGGCCAAAGAAGCTACGCCAGAAGTTCCGCCAATGTTAGTTTTGGACGAAAATGGAACTCCGGTTCCGTTAGTAGATTTGCAAGGGAAATTCACTTCCCATGTAGGAGAATATGCTGGCAAATATGTAAAGAATGAATATTATAACGATGGTGAAGCACCGGAACGTTCTATAGATGTGGAACTTGCCATTCGATTAAAAGAAGAAAATAAAGCCTTCAAAGTTGAGAAATACGTGCACAGTTATCCACATTGCTGGAGAACAGACAAGCCTATTTTATATTATCCTTTAGATTCCTGGTTTATAAAAATCACGGAGGTTAGAGACAGAATGTTTGACTTGAATGAAACCATCAACTGGAAGCCAAAAGCTACCGGAGAAGGTCGTTTTGGGAATTGGTTGAAAAACGCCAACGACTGGAATTTGTCGCGATCAAGATATTGGGGGATTCCATTGCCAATTTGGAGAACCGAAGAAGGATCGGAAGAGATTCTGATTGGTTCTGTAGAAGAATTATACAACGAAATAGAAAAATCAATCGCTGCAGGTTTCCAAAAAGAAAATCCTTTCAAAGGTTTTGAAATTGGAAATATGGCGGAAACAAATTATGATTTAGTTGATTTACATAAAAATGTTGTTGATGAAATTACTTTGGTTTCTGCTTCAGGAAAACCAATGAAGCGTGAAGCTGATTTGATTGACGTTTGGTTTGATTCGGGTTCCATGCCTTATGCACAATGGCATTATCCTTTTGAAAACAAAGATAAAATAGACGAAAACAAAGATTTCCCTGCTGACTTTATCGCAGAAGGAGTGGATCAAACCCGTGGTTGGTTCTATACTTTGCACGCCATTGGAACATTAGTTTTTGATAAAGTTGCCTATAAAAATGTAGTTTCTAACGGACTAGTTTTGGACAAAAACGGACAAAAAATGTCTAAACGTTTAGGAAATGCCGCAGATCCATTCGAAACATTAAAAGAATACGGCCCAGATGCGACGCGCTGGTATATGATTTCCAATGCGAATCCTTGGGACAATTTGAAATTTGATTTAGAAGGTATCGCTGAGGTACGCAGAAAATTCTTTGGAACATTGTACAACACGTATTCGTTCTTTAGTTTGTATGCCAATATTGATGGTTTTACTTTTGCGGAAGCTGAAATTCCATTGAAAGAAAGACCGGAAATTGATCAATGGATTATCTCGGAATTGAATACCTTGATAAAGGATGTTGATAGCTATTATGCGGATTATGAGCCAACAAAAGCGGCTCGTGCAATCTCTGAATTTGTACAAGAAAATTTGAGCAACTGGTATGTTCGTTTGTGTAGAAGACGCTTCTGGAAAGGGGAATATGCGCAGGATAAAATAGCGGCTTATCAAACTTTATATACCTGTTTGTTAACCATAAGTAAGTTGGGTGCGCCAATCGCTCCGTTCTTTATGGATAAACTTTACAGAGACTTAACTGTAGCAACACAGACGGAAAAGTACGACAGTGTACATTTGGCGGAGTTTCCAATTTCGGTTGACAACTATGTTAATAAAATGTTAGAGAGCAAAATGCAGAAAGCACAGACCATTTCATCATTGGTTTTATCACTCCGAAAAAAGGAAATGATAAAGGTGCGTCAACCCTTGCAAAAGGTAATGATTCCAGTGCTTGACGATAATCAGAGAGCTGAAATTGAAGCCATTTCTGACCTTATAAAAGCAGAGGTAAACGTGAAAGAAATCGTACTTTTGGATGATGCTTCCGGTGTTTTGGTGAAACAGATTAAGCCTAATTTTAAGGCGCTCGGACCACGTTTTGGAAAGGATATGGGCTTGATTTCTAAGGAAATACAAGGGTTTTCAAAAGAGCAAATCAGTCAATTAGATAAGGAAGGAAGCCTGGATGTTGTTATTGCAGGAAATAACGTAACTTTAACATTAGAAGATGTAGAAATTACATCACAAGATATTGAAGGCTGGTTAGTAGCCAATTCTAACGGAATAACGGTTGCGCTTGACATTACAATTTCTGAAGCATTAAAACAAGAAGGAATTTCTAGAGAATTAGTAAACAGAATCCAGAATATCCGTAAAGATTCAGGATTTGAAGTTACTGATAAAATTAAAGTTCAACTGAAAAGAAATGGACTTTTGGAAGAGGCAATTCTTAAAAATGAAGCGTATATAAAATCAGAAACATTAACCAGCGATTTGGTTTTTGTAGATGAAATAGAAAACGGTACGGAAATTGAATTTGACGAAATAAAAACAATGATATTAATTTCAAAATAA
- a CDS encoding lipoprotein signal peptidase produces MSLRKAYLLIFILLLVDQVSKIYIKTNFILGEEVEVFKWFKILFIENEGMAWGTKIPGAYGKLFLTLFRLVAVGGIGYWLWDSVERKHSSNYLIVAIALILAGAFGNIIDSVFYGVIFDDSHQQLATLFTDKPYGTWFHGQVVDMFYFPFWHGFLPNWVPIWGGKEFTFFNAIFNVADMAISTGVGILIFFNKKAFHHQTN; encoded by the coding sequence ATGTCATTACGAAAAGCGTATCTCCTTATTTTTATCCTATTACTTGTTGATCAAGTTTCAAAAATATACATCAAAACTAATTTTATTTTAGGCGAAGAAGTTGAAGTATTCAAATGGTTCAAAATTCTTTTTATCGAAAATGAAGGAATGGCTTGGGGAACTAAAATCCCGGGAGCTTATGGGAAATTATTTTTGACACTTTTTAGATTGGTTGCCGTTGGTGGAATTGGCTATTGGTTGTGGGATTCTGTTGAGAGAAAACACAGCTCAAATTACTTAATTGTTGCCATTGCATTAATTCTTGCAGGTGCATTTGGGAACATCATAGATTCTGTTTTCTACGGAGTTATTTTTGACGACAGTCACCAGCAATTAGCTACTTTGTTTACAGATAAACCTTATGGAACTTGGTTTCATGGTCAAGTTGTCGATATGTTTTATTTTCCTTTTTGGCATGGATTTTTGCCTAACTGGGTGCCAATTTGGGGCGGAAAAGAATTTACCTTTTTCAACGCTATTTTTAATGTTGCCGATATGGCGATTTCTACGGGAGTTGGGATTTTGATTTTTTTCAATAAAAAAGCATTTCATCATCAAACGAACTAA
- a CDS encoding TraR/DksA C4-type zinc finger protein gives MVDEIARYSDADLAEFKEIILNKIQKAQLDLDLIKSAYMNDLNNGTDDTSPTFKAFEEGSETMSKEANSQLAIRQEKFIRDLKNALFRVENKTYGICKVTGKLIGKERLKIVPHATMSIEAKNLQR, from the coding sequence ATGGTAGATGAAATTGCAAGATACTCTGATGCTGATTTAGCAGAGTTCAAAGAGATAATCTTAAACAAAATTCAAAAAGCACAATTAGATTTAGATTTGATTAAAAGTGCTTACATGAATGATTTGAATAATGGGACTGATGACACTTCGCCTACATTTAAAGCCTTTGAAGAAGGAAGCGAAACGATGTCTAAGGAAGCAAACTCACAACTGGCGATTCGACAGGAAAAGTTCATTCGTGATTTGAAAAATGCACTTTTCCGTGTAGAAAATAAAACCTACGGAATTTGCAAAGTAACAGGCAAATTAATTGGGAAGGAAAGATTGAAAATCGTTCCTCACGCAACAATGAGTATCGAAGCAAAAAACTTGCAACGATAA